The DNA segment CGACCGCACGGCCTACGGCCAGGGCGTGGCCGACGTGTTCAAGAAGACCGCCGCCACCAAGGGCATCAAGGTGGTGGACGAGCAGTTCACGACCGACAAGGCCACCGACTTCATGGCCATCCTGACGGCCATCAAGTCCAAGAACCCCGACGCCATCTTCTACGGCGGCATGGACCCGCAGGCCGGCCCCATGCTGCGCCAGATGGAACAGCTGGGCATGGCCAACGTGAAGTACTTCGGCGGCGACGGCATCTGCACGGCCGAAGTGGCCAAGCTGGCCGCCGGTGCCAAGACCCTGGCGAACGTGATCTGCGCCGAAGGCGGCGCCTCGCTGGCCAAGATGCCCGGCGGCACGGCCTGGAAGGCCAAGTACGACGCCAAGTACCCCGGCCAGTTCCAGGTGTACAGCCCCTACACCTACGACGCCACCATGCTGCTGGTCGATGCCATGAAGCGTGCCAACTCCTGGGATCCGAAGGTGTACATCCCCGAGCTGCAGAAGTCGAACTACAAGGGCGTGACGGCCAACATCGCCTTCGAGCCCAACGGCGAGCTGAAGAACCCCGCCATCACCCTGTACACGTACAAGGACGGCAAGAAGACGCCCCTGAACTGATACTGCACGCCCGTTTCAGCGACAAGGCCTCCGCGCGCGGAGGCCTTTTTTCATTTCCGCAGGGGCGCCGCTGCAGATAAGATGCGGGCATCCATTGACTCACCCGGTTCAGCTTGAGAGGTTGTCGGTTTTCCCGACATGCCCGATCTCTCCGCTGCCGCGCAAGGCTTCCTGCTGGCCCTGGGCCTTTTCATTTGTCCTGGCCCCAAGGACGTTCTGGTCTTTCGCGAGGCACTCCTGGGACGCTCCCGGACGGTGCTCGTCGCCATCGGCAGCGGCAGCGACCTGGTCCTGATTGCCGTGGGCGTTTCGGGTGTCTCCGCTGCGCTCAAGGCCTTTCCCGCTCTCCAGGTGCTCCTGCAGGCCGCAGGTGTCGTCCTGCTCGTCGGCCACGCCGTGCACGCGGCGCGTGCGGCATCCAGAGGGTCTGCCGGTGCCCCGGTCCTTGCGGCCCGGGCCGGCGACGGGAGCTGGGTGCGTCGCCTCCTGGTGATGTCCCTGGGCAATCCTGCTTCCTGGCTCGACACC comes from the Paracidovorax avenae ATCC 19860 genome and includes:
- a CDS encoding branched-chain amino acid ABC transporter substrate-binding protein; this translates as MQLKLKLTVVAAIAAFAGVASAQEQVVKIGHVGPVSGPQAHYGKDNENGARMAVEELNAQGVTIGGKKIKFELQAEDDAADPKQGTAAAQKLCDAKVAGVVGHLNSGTTIPASKVYNDCGIPHVTGAATNPNLTKPGYKTTFRIIANDNALGAGLAAYAADTLKLKTVAIIDDRTAYGQGVADVFKKTAATKGIKVVDEQFTTDKATDFMAILTAIKSKNPDAIFYGGMDPQAGPMLRQMEQLGMANVKYFGGDGICTAEVAKLAAGAKTLANVICAEGGASLAKMPGGTAWKAKYDAKYPGQFQVYSPYTYDATMLLVDAMKRANSWDPKVYIPELQKSNYKGVTANIAFEPNGELKNPAITLYTYKDGKKTPLN
- a CDS encoding LysE/ArgO family amino acid transporter, coding for MPDLSAAAQGFLLALGLFICPGPKDVLVFREALLGRSRTVLVAIGSGSDLVLIAVGVSGVSAALKAFPALQVLLQAAGVVLLVGHAVHAARAASRGSAGAPVLAARAGDGSWVRRLLVMSLGNPASWLDTVVILGSVGATLPASASVTFSAGAVCASIVWFTAWVSLARGASHWLASPRSWRIVDAVTAIAMLGMALWLAADLVAGL